DNA from Tripterygium wilfordii isolate XIE 37 chromosome 4, ASM1340144v1, whole genome shotgun sequence:
ttcttttataatgtcGTAGGCCATTCCAAATTGGAAAAATAACtaccaaaaagaagaagaaatgaataaaatatagaaaagTTGAAAGTAGAATAAGAAAAACTAAAATCAGGTTGGAATGGATAAGAGAAATTTAGGAAGTGTAATTGACCATACATATATAAGAGAAATTTAATTAGTGGGAGCCAAAGATAGAGGCTTGACGACGACGATGACGATGCAGAAAGTTATGTGAGAGAGACTGATATAAGAAGACGCGACTTTAAGGGAATACAGAGGGCCGTCTTAATTGTTTTCATGCATGAAAAAGTCGAATTTTGATTGGTAATCTAGTTTTAGGGAAGTGGTTGTTGTCAAACATTTCCCTACGTGGGGACTCAGAACTTGAAAAATCCTTACATGTTTAGCTTGCATGGTCGACCTGAATGGGTCTACTCAAAATATGTTAGAAGTCTTTTTGAGTTATAATTGAGCCACAACATTACAACATTACAATGATATACCAATTCCTCCTTCCTTCTTCCCAGTTTTTATTTGTACTTTTATTTTGTCCTCAGATTTTGCTTAAAGTAAGCTGCTTATAGTTGCACAGAATCCTTTGTTTCCTTGCTGTAAAATTCCGCTCAGAAACAATGGACATCAAATATATATCTTTGTTCTTGGAATGACTTCAGGGTTCTCTTTTTATCTTTATCTCTGGACGTCAGACAGTCAGCCAGCCCAGGTGTTTTGATATCTGCCAATCTTTGCAGTTTGCACAATGCCATTTAGTAACTCTCCCAACAACCCTCACCTCCTAACCTCTATAATTTCTTCAACCAATCCATACCTAcaacttgaaaaacttgattgcaatttctttattttattttgtgataTGCACATTGTCTGCTGACACTCTTATATTGAAAGCAATGTTTTGAGAGGAATGGCTCTCCACCCCCATTTGCAAACTCTAAGAAGCAGTCCTCATGCATTAAGAATCATGAAAGAAGTGGACCATAGTCAAAATTCCCTTATCTGCTAGTCTTTTGCTTTCAAACTCTTTAAAGGAGCGCTGGCAAACGAACTTTCTATTACCGTTGGACCTCAACGCGTTAACTCGTTCAAACTTGAACGCAAATTAAATACGCCAAGGCAAAACATCTAAGAACTAAGAAGAAAACCATCTATGAAACTTCGACTGCtttttttgccttttatttATCTTCCAAGAAAAAATTACTCTTTTTCTTAATGGAATAATAATTTTACTTTTGTTAAGAATTAATTTCACATCGCTTGGAAGACCCAACCATGTGTGATTTATAAATTCAAGTCTACCCCTTAACAaacattttgatattttatcaaGTTTGATGAGTTGGGCTTAAGTCATTTGCTGGGCTTAGGAGGAACAAACCCGTAAAGATAATTTGATATATTCACAGGAAAGAGAAAATATAATTGATTATTCGGGAtgtgaatttttaaaattacttGGTTTTTACATTGTCCTACAAATTTGCTGCTCCATGTGACATCATTTGCTCTACAAACATTCAAGAATTTAAATATTACAAGTGATCTTTCATAAATGTAATCCAAAACATTTAATATTCattcaaattattatttaatctAATTTTCAATTccatttgtgttaattttttatACTGAATTTTCTTAGATAACCAGATATCCAAGTTTTACTTTCCATGATATAAAGGGTGActgtattatttattatttaatttaatgcTGGCATAGCATGTGAACAGTGAACACACCGCGTCGCGTGCATCCGACTCCTATCTTTTCTCGGAAGAGGGAAGACCGGTCGAAGGAGAAACCGAAGGCCGACTTGTAACCTAAGCCGGACCGTTTATTTAGTTAAGCAATGGAAAAGTCAGAGTTTTACATGATTGATTTCCTTGTTCCTATCTTTGCCCAATAATTGACTTTTCGGTTTCTTAGGCTCCAACTTCGAGCTTGATTCCGCGAAAATTCCATTTCCTTTTCGTgtcccttttttgtttttctccgAAAACAGCAGATAGGAAGAAAAGAACCCATAAATTCAATCCGAAGAAAACCTAATTAAATTAGCAAAGAGGATTGGAATTATCGTCGTGATTTTCGAAGAACAATGCTTCACAGGAGTTTCAAGCCCGCGAAATGGtaactttttctcttttttttttcactcgaTTGAATCGATTGTGTTTACTGATTGTTTGCTTCTTACGGGTTTGAGATTTCTGTGTCTGTTATTGAATCCAAGTTTGAGCAATCGGATTGATGGTTATATGGGGttgttgaatttcaattttcttttcgtTCTTTTGATGAAAATTGGGGGTGAAAGTATGATTTAGTGGGTTTggatttggttttgtttttgatgcaGCAAGATAGCGTTAAAGCTTGCTGCCTCGCGTATAAAGTTAATGAGGAACAAGAGGGAAGTACAGGTGAAGCAGATGAAGAGGGATTTGGCGCAATTGCTCCAGTCTGGTCAAGACCGTACAGCTATGATTAGGGTATGCTGATGGATCTGCATGTGCTACCCTAGTTATTTTTCAAGACTGTgctgatttgatttcaattttcaaaattcgATTAAGCTTCAGTCATATTGGGtatttggttttcaattttctGCTGGAAATTGGTTGTTCCAATGAAACAGTATCTTACTTTGAATGATCTATATTCCCATTGATACTAGCCTCATGTTATTTATCGGTTGCACTGGAGTAATTATATTAAAAGAGTGGTTTGGTTCTGTCCCCTTCTCCTTTGATCATTTGAGACGTGTGCTGCAAATTTTACAGTTCCATGAGCATGAGGCAGACTATTTGCCTTATAAATTTCTTTGTGATTGTAAACTCTCTGTGtgcatgtttatttatttttaatgattttCAGGTTGAACATGTGGTCAGGGAAGAGAAGACAATGGCAGCCTATGATCTTCTTGAGATATATTGCGAACTTATAGTGGCACGTCTGCCTATCATTGAGTCACAAAAGTATGTATTTCATCTAATTTTGAGAAGTGTGCTCTTTTTCTATTGGGAGAGTCACCAGTTATGGAGAAATCTGTTTCTTTATGCTTTATATCTTCTTTATGctcatttttctttgaaaagtATGAGTATCATTCTCTTAGTACGGTAGTTGAACTAGATTGTTATGCTGTCTACTATTGATAGTTGACAAGATTTTCTTCCTTCCTATCTTTTTAATACTTCCACAGAAACTGCCCAATCGACTTGAAGGAAGCAGTATCGAGTGTAATATTTGCATCTCCAAGATGTGCAGACATTCCAGAGCTGATGGATGTTCGCAAGCATTTTACAGCAAAATATGGAAAAGAGTTTGCTTCAGCAGCTGTTGAATTGCGTCCAGATTGTGGCGTAAGTCGCTTGGTAAGTATGGATAGTGTTTATAAATGAATTGGGCAAGGTAAGACATTTACTGATTTACCCGAGTTGTTGCATTGTGGCTTAATGTTTTTTTGTCTTTCGTGTTGTTATTTCCAGTTGGTTGAGAAATTATCTGCCAAAGCCCCTGATGgtccaacaaaaattaaaatcttgAGGGAAATAGCTGGAGAACATAATGTCAAATGGGATCCCGAGTCATTTGAAGAGAAAGATACAAAGCCTCATGAGGATTTGCTGGTAAGGTTGATAGAGTTGAAATAGTTCATTTTTTGTTCCTTAGATATTGGTTCAAGATAGGACCGTAGTGACATAAATTACCAGTCATATTTGTCTGTTTTCTACTAAGTTGTTTTCCTTTGACTGATGTATTCCCATATGATTGTTGAGCAGAATGGACCTAATAGTTTTGAGACAGCTAGTCGAATGCATGCAGAGTCTTCTAAGCCTCCTAGTGTTCCGGTTACACCTCATAATGTTGGCAGGGGACCTGTTAATTTCCAAGAGGAACCCAAGCAAGATGAAAGTCCTGATGTACATTTGAACTTGAATGAGCATAATGCACGACCATCATCCCTTCCTCAAAGTTTTGCATCTACAATGTCATCTGATCCTCCTCATCCAGGACTGAAACCTTTAGGTATGTGGACAGTGGAGTATTATCTCACatgtttgattgctttgtggTGGTTCATATTGTTTTCACTTGTCTTTTAATTTAACTGCTAATGATTATGTGCATGGTCTGCCCTATCTCACCAGGAGCTGGAAGTGAGGGCATGGAGCATAGGCATTCATTTACTGGGCAGAATTGGAATATGGAATTTAAGGATGCCACTGCTGCTGCACAGGCTGCTGCTGAATCTGCAGAACGAGCAAGTATGGCTGCCCGGGCAGCTGCAGAACTTTCAAGCCGTGAAATGACAACCAGACAGCAGTCTATGAAGTCGCAGAAGTCTTCAACTCATGAGCCAAGAGATAAAGGGCTTTGGAACAGTGCAGGCTCCAAGTTGCCTAGTGAATCTGCCAAAGATCAAATTAAAGACACCTTTCAAGGAAGAAACTCTGGGAATTTCACTGAGCAAATTGATAGGAATGAACTAGATGATGCAAGACTGACTGAAAGATTTAACCAGCTAAAGAGCACTATGGCAGCTTCTAATTATGTTGACAGTGTTGCCCCAATGCCAGACAATTTCCGAGAGGCAGATAAGTATCCTCGAAATGATTCATCTGATTCAGCAACGAGAGACTTTTCGAGTGAAGTGAATCTAAAGGAAAGGTCGAATCAATCTGGACGAGAATTTGTGAATGAGGAAGATGAAATGAAATATGAAGAAAAGAGCATTGGAAAACAATCCGGCGGTGCTTCGTCACATTCTCACTCAAGCTCTCTTGATGATGATCACCTTTTAGTTTCAAATTTAAACCAACAGAATGTAGTGAATAATTTTGATGAGGACCCATTTATCAGCCATGGAGGAAGTAATGACAGAACTGCCAAAGAAACCACCTCTTATGGCAATGATGTTGTGGCTTTTGATGATTCTGGTTCGGAATATGGTGATTCTATAATTGATGTTGGGGATGAGCACCATCAACATGAAACTAGTTGGTATCCACAAGACCAAAAATCGTCCAAGCTTGGTTTGGAGTCGTATCCGCAGCAGCAGCACTCTACTACTGTGTTTTCTGAAGGCTTGCAAAATTCTACCATTCATCCATCCCAAGATGACTTGTTGCCTGCTACTTTTGATGATTCAGACGGTCCAAGTtctgaaagtgaagaagaaatagAGAAGTTCAAGCTTGCGGGAAGTATGGGTACCGGCTATGAACAGAATGTCATCTCTGCAAATCCTGAATTGTCTGCTGGATCTTCATCCATAGAAAAGGAAGATGTAGGATTTGACAAAAAGTCGTGGTTAAGGGCAAGCACGGTTGATTCAGATCCACCAGAATTGCACCAGAGAAACCATGGGATTGAAGTTAATGATGGGTCTATTAGGGACTATGAGTATGGTTACCTGCCTTCCACTCAGCCTTCTACCCTACCCATGAGCTCGCAGTCAAAGTCAAGTGGTTTAAATGCCAATTCTTTCAATAACCATCAGCATTCTAGGAAATCGTCTGGGCTTGCACTTGTCCAGGAAGTCAAAAATGATGTTCAGACACCAGAATCAATCGGTACCTCGATGGATGCTGAAGTTCCTAAGGACTTTAGTTTGGAAGGTGATAAGGAGTTGAACTTTGGAACATTGACTGGCGGGCTTCGGAACAAGGGATATAGGCAACCACCATATACTAGGAATTCTGGCAATGCTTCATTGTCCAAACAAGGTGTAGAGAGTATGAATACCAAAATTGAGCAGTCCTCTCTTTCCCCTAAAGTTGAGACTTCAATTTCGTTGGGGATTCGAGATCAAGAGTCAGACAGTAAGATGGTGAAGTCAAAAGTAAATGAAAAGGCAAGCACAAGAGCTCCAACTACTTATTTTGATTCTAGTGATGATTCAGATGTGGAACTCCCCCAGCGGACTTTTGGCAAGACTCAAGGGCCATACAAGCAGAAAGCAGGCAATGAAGCAAATAGAAGGACAAGCTCAAGCTCAAAGACCTATTTTGATTCAGATAGTAGTGATTCAGAGCAAAGTTTTGGTAAGCAGACTTCATCCAGCAAAATTCCTTCTGGTACTGGATTTTCTGGACGAACAAAAGTCACTTCAGCCCTTGATAGAAATTATCTTCAAAAGGCTTCAGTACCGTCTGAATCAACAGAGACTGTAGACTATGGTTTGCAAAAAAAATCAGCTGCAAAGACTTTCTATAGTACTGAATCTCGACATGAACGACAGTCTCAGGAGAGAGCACATAACTTAGTAAGCTCTGAAGAACCAAAAGGTGTAGCCAAACAAGCAGGTTCGAAACCAGTTACAAAATCCAGGAAGTCTTCAAATGAGGACAATCGGAAAATATCTGCTCGGGAACAAACTTCTAATCCTCTTCCAAAGATTGC
Protein-coding regions in this window:
- the LOC119996742 gene encoding uncharacterized protein LOC119996742 isoform X2 — encoded protein: MVEHVVREEKTMAAYDLLEIYCELIVARLPIIESQKNCPIDLKEAVSSVIFASPRCADIPELMDVRKHFTAKYGKEFASAAVELRPDCGVSRLLVEKLSAKAPDGPTKIKILREIAGEHNVKWDPESFEEKDTKPHEDLLNGPNSFETASRMHAESSKPPSVPVTPHNVGRGPVNFQEEPKQDESPDVHLNLNEHNARPSSLPQSFASTMSSDPPHPGLKPLGAGSEGMEHRHSFTGQNWNMEFKDATAAAQAAAESAERASMAARAAAELSSREMTTRQQSMKSQKSSTHEPRDKGLWNSAGSKLPSESAKDQIKDTFQGRNSGNFTEQIDRNELDDARLTERFNQLKSTMAASNYVDSVAPMPDNFREADKYPRNDSSDSATRDFSSEVNLKERSNQSGREFVNEEDEMKYEEKSIGKQSGGASSHSHSSSLDDDHLLVSNLNQQNVVNNFDEDPFISHGGSNDRTAKETTSYGNDVVAFDDSGSEYGDSIIDVGDEHHQHETSWYPQDQKSSKLGLESYPQQQHSTTVFSEGLQNSTIHPSQDDLLPATFDDSDGPSSESEEEIEKFKLAGSMGTGYEQNVISANPELSAGSSSIEKEDVGFDKKSWLRASTVDSDPPELHQRNHGIEVNDGSIRDYEYGYLPSTQPSTLPMSSQSKSSGLNANSFNNHQHSRKSSGLALVQEVKNDVQTPESIGTSMDAEVPKDFSLEGDKELNFGTLTGGLRNKGYRQPPYTRNSGNASLSKQGVESMNTKIEQSSLSPKVETSISLGIRDQESDSKMVKSKVNEKASTRAPTTYFDSSDDSDVELPQRTFGKTQGPYKQKAGNEANRRTSSSSKTYFDSDSSDSEQSFGKQTSSSKIPSGTGFSGRTKVTSALDRNYLQKASVPSESTETVDYGLQKKSAAKTFYSTESRHERQSQERAHNLVSSEEPKGVAKQAGSKPVTKSRKSSNEDNRKISAREQTSNPLPKIAASAKSESSKTSNKETPSRENSINKASHVHPKLPDYDALTAHLQSLRQNRQ
- the LOC119996742 gene encoding uncharacterized protein LOC119996742 isoform X1; translation: MLHRSFKPAKCKIALKLAASRIKLMRNKREVQVKQMKRDLAQLLQSGQDRTAMIRVEHVVREEKTMAAYDLLEIYCELIVARLPIIESQKNCPIDLKEAVSSVIFASPRCADIPELMDVRKHFTAKYGKEFASAAVELRPDCGVSRLLVEKLSAKAPDGPTKIKILREIAGEHNVKWDPESFEEKDTKPHEDLLNGPNSFETASRMHAESSKPPSVPVTPHNVGRGPVNFQEEPKQDESPDVHLNLNEHNARPSSLPQSFASTMSSDPPHPGLKPLGAGSEGMEHRHSFTGQNWNMEFKDATAAAQAAAESAERASMAARAAAELSSREMTTRQQSMKSQKSSTHEPRDKGLWNSAGSKLPSESAKDQIKDTFQGRNSGNFTEQIDRNELDDARLTERFNQLKSTMAASNYVDSVAPMPDNFREADKYPRNDSSDSATRDFSSEVNLKERSNQSGREFVNEEDEMKYEEKSIGKQSGGASSHSHSSSLDDDHLLVSNLNQQNVVNNFDEDPFISHGGSNDRTAKETTSYGNDVVAFDDSGSEYGDSIIDVGDEHHQHETSWYPQDQKSSKLGLESYPQQQHSTTVFSEGLQNSTIHPSQDDLLPATFDDSDGPSSESEEEIEKFKLAGSMGTGYEQNVISANPELSAGSSSIEKEDVGFDKKSWLRASTVDSDPPELHQRNHGIEVNDGSIRDYEYGYLPSTQPSTLPMSSQSKSSGLNANSFNNHQHSRKSSGLALVQEVKNDVQTPESIGTSMDAEVPKDFSLEGDKELNFGTLTGGLRNKGYRQPPYTRNSGNASLSKQGVESMNTKIEQSSLSPKVETSISLGIRDQESDSKMVKSKVNEKASTRAPTTYFDSSDDSDVELPQRTFGKTQGPYKQKAGNEANRRTSSSSKTYFDSDSSDSEQSFGKQTSSSKIPSGTGFSGRTKVTSALDRNYLQKASVPSESTETVDYGLQKKSAAKTFYSTESRHERQSQERAHNLVSSEEPKGVAKQAGSKPVTKSRKSSNEDNRKISAREQTSNPLPKIAASAKSESSKTSNKETPSRENSINKASHVHPKLPDYDALTAHLQSLRQNRQ
- the LOC119996742 gene encoding uncharacterized protein LOC119996742 isoform X3, which produces MAAYDLLEIYCELIVARLPIIESQKNCPIDLKEAVSSVIFASPRCADIPELMDVRKHFTAKYGKEFASAAVELRPDCGVSRLLVEKLSAKAPDGPTKIKILREIAGEHNVKWDPESFEEKDTKPHEDLLNGPNSFETASRMHAESSKPPSVPVTPHNVGRGPVNFQEEPKQDESPDVHLNLNEHNARPSSLPQSFASTMSSDPPHPGLKPLGAGSEGMEHRHSFTGQNWNMEFKDATAAAQAAAESAERASMAARAAAELSSREMTTRQQSMKSQKSSTHEPRDKGLWNSAGSKLPSESAKDQIKDTFQGRNSGNFTEQIDRNELDDARLTERFNQLKSTMAASNYVDSVAPMPDNFREADKYPRNDSSDSATRDFSSEVNLKERSNQSGREFVNEEDEMKYEEKSIGKQSGGASSHSHSSSLDDDHLLVSNLNQQNVVNNFDEDPFISHGGSNDRTAKETTSYGNDVVAFDDSGSEYGDSIIDVGDEHHQHETSWYPQDQKSSKLGLESYPQQQHSTTVFSEGLQNSTIHPSQDDLLPATFDDSDGPSSESEEEIEKFKLAGSMGTGYEQNVISANPELSAGSSSIEKEDVGFDKKSWLRASTVDSDPPELHQRNHGIEVNDGSIRDYEYGYLPSTQPSTLPMSSQSKSSGLNANSFNNHQHSRKSSGLALVQEVKNDVQTPESIGTSMDAEVPKDFSLEGDKELNFGTLTGGLRNKGYRQPPYTRNSGNASLSKQGVESMNTKIEQSSLSPKVETSISLGIRDQESDSKMVKSKVNEKASTRAPTTYFDSSDDSDVELPQRTFGKTQGPYKQKAGNEANRRTSSSSKTYFDSDSSDSEQSFGKQTSSSKIPSGTGFSGRTKVTSALDRNYLQKASVPSESTETVDYGLQKKSAAKTFYSTESRHERQSQERAHNLVSSEEPKGVAKQAGSKPVTKSRKSSNEDNRKISAREQTSNPLPKIAASAKSESSKTSNKETPSRENSINKASHVHPKLPDYDALTAHLQSLRQNRQ